A single region of the Microlunatus panaciterrae genome encodes:
- a CDS encoding DNA gyrase/topoisomerase IV subunit B, whose translation MNQPVAEGREYEARHLLVLEGLEAVRKRPAMYIGSTDTRGLMHCLWEIIDNAVDEALGGYGDAIEVILAADGSITVHDRGRGIPVDVEPRTGLSGVEVVFTKLHAGGKFGAGSYNATGGLHGVGASVVNALSSRLDVEVDRNSATWGMSFRRGVPGTFDGPGPIAKFTPGASLQKLRRAKKGVTGTRITYWPDRQIFLKDAQLSLTDLEARARQTSFLVPGLALSVTDARGPETTQETFKHDGGITEYCEYLATDAPLTDVIRLQGRDSFTETVPMLDDAGHMEPADVDRELEVDIAVRWGSGYESRTKSYVNIIATPKGGTHVAGFERALTRAFSKALEGTRLLKSGEEIIKEDILEGMTSVVTVRLAEPQFEGQTKEVLGTPAVSRLVGKIVEAELTSFLTSTKREAKAQARMVMEKVVSASRTRVAARAHKEAQRRKNALESSTLPAKLKDCRSTDVDRCELFIVEGDSALGTAMRARSSEFQALLPIRGKILNVQKASVGDMLKNTECASIIQVVGAGTGRTFDLDAARYGKIIFMADADSDGAHIRCLLATLFFRYMRPLVEAGRVYTAVPPLHRFELINPKRGMEKYLYTYSDAEYQRKVAELTKRGQNFKEPQRYKGLGEMDADQLSETTMSPRHRTLRRITVDDAEAAEQTFDLLMGNDVGPRKGFIVDGAYQLDAATIDA comes from the coding sequence ATGAATCAGCCCGTTGCCGAAGGCCGCGAGTACGAAGCAAGACATCTGCTGGTCCTGGAAGGGCTCGAGGCGGTCCGCAAGCGCCCCGCCATGTACATCGGCTCGACCGACACCCGGGGGTTGATGCACTGTCTGTGGGAGATCATCGACAACGCCGTGGACGAGGCCCTCGGCGGGTACGGGGATGCGATCGAGGTCATTCTCGCCGCCGACGGGTCCATCACGGTGCATGATCGTGGGCGGGGCATTCCGGTGGACGTCGAACCGCGTACCGGGCTGTCCGGTGTCGAGGTCGTCTTCACCAAGCTGCACGCCGGTGGCAAGTTCGGCGCCGGCTCCTACAACGCGACCGGCGGTCTGCACGGGGTGGGGGCCTCGGTGGTGAACGCCCTGTCCAGCCGCCTCGACGTCGAGGTGGACCGCAACTCCGCCACCTGGGGCATGTCGTTCCGGCGAGGCGTCCCGGGAACGTTCGACGGGCCTGGCCCGATCGCGAAGTTCACCCCGGGCGCCAGCCTGCAGAAGCTGCGTCGGGCCAAGAAGGGGGTGACCGGCACCCGGATCACCTACTGGCCCGACCGGCAGATCTTCCTGAAGGACGCCCAGCTGTCGCTGACCGACCTGGAGGCGCGCGCTCGACAGACCAGCTTCCTGGTCCCAGGCCTGGCTCTCAGCGTCACCGACGCGCGCGGGCCGGAGACGACCCAGGAGACGTTCAAGCACGATGGCGGCATCACCGAGTACTGCGAGTATCTGGCCACCGACGCCCCGCTGACCGATGTCATCCGGCTTCAGGGTAGGGATTCGTTCACCGAGACGGTGCCGATGCTGGACGACGCGGGACATATGGAGCCCGCCGATGTCGATCGCGAGCTCGAGGTGGATATCGCGGTCCGCTGGGGCAGCGGCTACGAGTCCCGTACCAAGAGCTACGTGAATATCATCGCCACCCCCAAGGGCGGCACGCATGTCGCCGGCTTCGAACGTGCCCTGACGCGGGCCTTCAGCAAGGCTCTGGAGGGCACCCGGCTGTTGAAGTCGGGGGAGGAGATCATCAAAGAGGACATCCTGGAGGGGATGACCTCGGTGGTCACCGTGCGGCTGGCCGAACCACAGTTCGAGGGACAGACCAAGGAGGTGCTCGGCACGCCGGCGGTGTCCCGGCTGGTGGGCAAGATCGTGGAGGCCGAGCTGACCAGCTTTCTGACGTCGACCAAGCGTGAGGCCAAGGCCCAGGCTCGGATGGTGATGGAGAAGGTCGTGTCCGCGTCGCGGACCCGGGTGGCCGCCAGGGCGCACAAGGAGGCGCAGCGGCGCAAGAACGCCCTCGAGTCCTCGACCCTGCCGGCCAAGCTCAAGGACTGCAGGTCAACCGACGTCGATCGGTGCGAGCTCTTCATCGTCGAGGGTGACTCCGCGCTCGGTACCGCGATGCGGGCCCGCAGCTCGGAGTTCCAGGCGCTGTTGCCCATCCGCGGCAAGATCCTCAACGTCCAGAAGGCGTCGGTCGGGGACATGTTGAAGAACACCGAGTGCGCCTCGATCATCCAGGTCGTCGGTGCGGGCACCGGGCGCACCTTCGACCTGGACGCGGCACGTTACGGCAAGATCATCTTCATGGCGGATGCCGACTCCGACGGAGCACACATCCGGTGCCTGCTGGCGACGTTGTTCTTCCGCTATATGCGGCCGCTGGTGGAGGCCGGCCGTGTCTACACGGCAGTGCCGCCGCTGCATCGTTTCGAGCTGATCAACCCCAAGCGTGGCATGGAGAAATACCTGTACACGTATTCCGATGCCGAATACCAGCGCAAGGTGGCGGAGCTGACCAAGCGTGGCCAGAACTTCAAGGAGCCCCAGCGCTACAAGGGGCTGGGTGAGATGGACGCCGACCAGCTGTCCGAGACGACTATGAGTCCACGCCATCGCACCTTGCGCCGGATCACCGTCGACGACGCCGAGGCCGCCGAGCAGACCTTCGACCTTCTGATGGGCAACGATGTCGGCCCCCGCAAGGGCTTCATCGTCGACGGTGCCTACCAGCTGGACGCCGCGACTATCGACGCCTAA
- a CDS encoding carbonic anhydrase, whose amino-acid sequence MDESFEDLLQANRRFADTFALSGFDGLAHAGVAMVTCMDSRIEPLGMIGLKVGDAKIMRTPGGRVTEDALVGCILGVHLLKVERILIVPHTRCAMAAGTDAEIAEAVRNATGAEIGDLRLGASPDQDTNLLADVSLLRNHPLIGDRATVGGFKYDVDTGLLTRLI is encoded by the coding sequence GTGGATGAATCTTTCGAAGACCTGCTGCAGGCCAACCGCCGCTTCGCCGACACCTTCGCGCTGAGCGGATTCGACGGGCTGGCTCACGCCGGCGTGGCGATGGTCACCTGCATGGACTCCCGGATCGAGCCGCTCGGCATGATCGGGCTCAAGGTCGGCGACGCCAAGATCATGCGCACCCCCGGTGGACGGGTGACCGAGGACGCCCTGGTCGGGTGCATCCTCGGCGTACACCTGCTGAAGGTGGAGCGGATCCTGATCGTCCCGCACACCCGATGTGCAATGGCTGCCGGCACCGACGCCGAGATCGCCGAGGCCGTTCGCAACGCCACCGGTGCGGAGATCGGCGACCTGCGGCTCGGCGCCTCCCCCGACCAGGACACGAACCTCCTCGCCGACGTCTCCCTGCTCCGCAACCATCCCCTCATCGGGGACCGAGCCACCGTCGGCGGCTTCAAGTACGACGTCGACACCGGCCTGCTGACCCGCCTCATCTGA
- a CDS encoding DNA gyrase/topoisomerase IV subunit A, whose translation MARKASTTPPEDDFTERIVDIDVSSEMQTSFLEYAYSVIYARALPDARDGLKPVQRRILYSMNEMGVRPDRGHVKCARVVGQVMGVLHPHGDTAIYDALVRTAQPWSMRLPLIDGHGNFGSPDDGPAAMRYTECRMAPSALAMTDGLDEDTVDFKPNYDGRDTEPTVLPAAFPNLLVNGASGIAVGMATNCPPHNLVEVVQALRHLLKHPDADVEALMRFIPGPDLPTGGKIIGLDGIKDAYATGRGSFKIRATARVEQVTPRRKGIVITELPYNIGPEKVIEQIKSLVGSKKLQGIADIKDLADLTNGTRLVIEVKNGFNADVLLEQLYKSTKLEDSYSINAVALVEGQPRTLSLREMLTVYLEHRLEVTLRRTEFARRKALERLHLVEGLLIAIVDIDDVIAIIRSSDDAAAARARLIEAFDLTETQASYILDMQLRRLTKFSKIELDAERESLLTKITELTEIIDNEDQLRTLVGNDLAEMAKKHGTPRRTILLAASGVAATAATAPLEVADDPCWVLLSSAGLLARTDHADPLPGEGPRANHDVVTSMIRATARGDFGVVTSSGRLVRCHALDLPTVPGTANAPNLQGGAQVSELVGLAADERVLCLTTLDPDSLGLAVGTARGVVKRVNPEALSRESWDVLRLEPGDQLVGAAELTSTDVDLVFITSDAQLLHFPVSDVRPQGRSGGGVAGIKLSPNARVVFFGTAPRADAIVVTVAGSSAALPGTDAGTIKVTPFSEYPAKGRATAGMRCHRFLKGEDVLLLGWAGAAPARAAAASGAPIDLPEATGRRDGSGAPNGQPIAAVASSLAQKADT comes from the coding sequence ATGGCACGCAAAGCATCGACCACACCGCCTGAGGACGACTTCACCGAGCGGATTGTCGACATCGATGTCTCCTCCGAGATGCAGACGAGCTTCCTGGAGTACGCCTACTCGGTGATCTATGCCCGCGCGCTGCCGGATGCCCGCGACGGGCTGAAACCGGTGCAGCGCCGGATCCTCTACTCGATGAACGAGATGGGCGTGCGGCCGGACCGAGGTCACGTGAAGTGCGCCCGGGTGGTCGGGCAGGTGATGGGTGTCCTGCACCCGCACGGCGACACCGCCATCTATGACGCGCTGGTCCGGACCGCGCAACCCTGGTCGATGCGGCTGCCGCTGATTGACGGCCACGGCAACTTCGGCTCGCCCGATGACGGGCCTGCGGCCATGCGCTACACCGAGTGCCGGATGGCACCCTCGGCGTTGGCGATGACCGACGGGCTGGACGAGGACACCGTCGACTTCAAGCCCAACTATGACGGCCGCGACACCGAGCCGACCGTGCTGCCGGCGGCCTTCCCCAACCTGCTGGTCAACGGAGCCAGTGGCATCGCGGTCGGGATGGCGACCAACTGCCCGCCGCACAACCTGGTGGAGGTGGTGCAGGCGCTCCGGCATCTGCTCAAACACCCCGATGCCGACGTCGAGGCGCTGATGCGGTTCATTCCCGGCCCGGACCTGCCGACCGGCGGCAAGATCATCGGACTGGACGGCATCAAGGATGCTTACGCCACCGGCCGCGGTTCGTTCAAGATCAGGGCCACCGCCCGGGTGGAGCAGGTCACCCCGAGGCGCAAGGGCATCGTCATCACCGAGCTGCCCTACAACATCGGCCCGGAGAAGGTGATCGAGCAGATCAAGTCTCTGGTGGGCAGCAAGAAGCTGCAGGGCATCGCCGACATCAAGGACCTCGCCGACCTGACCAACGGCACCCGGCTGGTGATCGAGGTCAAGAACGGTTTCAACGCCGACGTCCTGCTCGAGCAGCTGTACAAGTCGACCAAGCTCGAGGACTCCTACTCGATCAACGCCGTTGCGCTGGTGGAGGGGCAGCCGCGCACGCTGTCGCTGCGCGAGATGCTCACGGTCTACCTGGAGCACCGGCTTGAGGTCACCCTGCGCCGGACGGAGTTCGCCCGACGGAAGGCCCTCGAACGGCTGCATCTGGTGGAGGGGCTGCTGATCGCCATCGTCGACATCGACGATGTGATCGCCATCATCCGTTCCTCCGATGATGCGGCTGCGGCCCGGGCCCGGCTGATCGAGGCGTTCGACCTGACCGAGACCCAGGCTTCCTACATCCTGGACATGCAGCTGCGCCGGCTGACGAAGTTCTCCAAGATCGAGCTCGACGCCGAGCGGGAGTCCCTGCTGACCAAGATCACCGAGCTGACCGAGATCATCGACAACGAGGACCAGTTGCGGACTCTGGTCGGCAACGACCTGGCCGAGATGGCCAAGAAGCACGGCACACCACGGCGGACCATCCTGCTGGCCGCCAGTGGGGTGGCCGCGACAGCTGCCACGGCGCCGCTGGAGGTCGCCGACGACCCCTGCTGGGTGCTGCTCTCCTCTGCCGGTCTGCTGGCTCGCACCGACCATGCCGATCCCCTGCCGGGCGAGGGCCCCCGCGCCAACCACGACGTTGTCACGTCGATGATCCGGGCGACCGCCCGTGGCGATTTCGGCGTCGTCACCTCGTCGGGCAGGCTGGTCCGCTGCCACGCGCTGGACCTGCCCACCGTGCCCGGCACCGCGAATGCGCCCAACCTGCAAGGCGGCGCCCAGGTCTCCGAGCTCGTGGGTCTGGCTGCGGACGAGCGGGTGCTCTGTCTGACAACGCTCGACCCGGACTCGTTGGGGCTGGCCGTCGGGACGGCCCGCGGGGTGGTCAAGCGCGTCAACCCCGAGGCGCTGAGCCGCGAGTCCTGGGACGTCCTGCGGTTGGAACCCGGCGACCAGCTCGTCGGGGCGGCGGAGCTCACCTCGACCGACGTCGACCTCGTCTTCATCACCAGCGACGCGCAGCTGCTGCACTTCCCGGTCAGCGACGTCCGGCCGCAGGGCCGCTCCGGCGGCGGGGTCGCCGGAATCAAGCTCTCGCCGAACGCACGCGTCGTCTTCTTCGGCACCGCCCCCAGAGCCGATGCGATCGTGGTCACGGTCGCCGGCAGCTCGGCAGCCCTGCCGGGCACCGATGCCGGGACCATCAAGGTGACACCCTTCAGCGAGTACCCGGCGAAGGGCCGTGCGACCGCCGGCATGCGCTGTCACCGCTTTCTGAAGGGCGAGGACGTCCTGCTGCTCGGCTGGGCCGGGGCCGCCCCCGCCCGTGCTGCCGCCGCCAGCGGCGCACCGATCGACCTGCCGGAGGCCACCGGACGACGGGACGGGTCCGGAGCGCCGAACGGGCAGCCGATCGCCGCTGTCGCCTCGTCGCTGGCTCAGAAGGCAGACACCTGA
- a CDS encoding AMP-binding protein: protein MPVNPHVRAARDFLVKHREDYETAVKGFSWPELPLYNFATDWFDGLAEERPDDTALWVIDSERQTRLSFADLASRSVAAAHWLSSCGLRRGDRLLLVLGNVVPLWEIMLAAIRLGVVVIPATPQLSAADLADRVDRGGVAMVIADATDVAKFALIRSGSIRAAVGEPTDADLSAGWLSYADSAGHLGRDPHFPGASKARDPLLLYFTSGTTAQPKLVEHTQVSYPIGHLSTMYWMGLRPGDVHLNISSPGWAKHAWSNFFSPWLAGATVLVYNYDRFDPAELLQVLERAGVTTFCAPPTVWRMLVQTDLTQVPASLREVLSAGEPLNPEVIARVEQAWGLTIRDGYGQTETSAQVGNPPGAPIKPGSMGRPLPGFQVVLLDPATGAESETEGELCLRLEPRPLPLMTGYKERAEQFDDEKNGAAFAGDVYHTGDVVSRDAEGYLTYVGRADDVFKASDYRISPFELESVLIEHAAVAEAAVVPAPDALRLAVPKAYIVLASGFSPDSETARSILAYVREQLAPYKRIRRIEFAELPKTVSGKIRRVELRAGEMSREHRSSAEFWDSDFEF, encoded by the coding sequence ATGCCGGTCAACCCTCATGTACGCGCCGCCCGGGACTTCCTGGTCAAGCACCGGGAGGACTACGAGACGGCCGTCAAGGGTTTCAGCTGGCCGGAGCTTCCGCTGTACAACTTCGCCACCGACTGGTTCGACGGGCTGGCCGAGGAACGGCCGGACGACACGGCGCTTTGGGTGATCGACAGCGAGAGGCAGACGAGGCTCAGCTTTGCTGACCTGGCATCCCGCTCGGTCGCTGCCGCGCACTGGCTGTCCAGTTGCGGCCTGCGTCGCGGCGACCGGCTCCTGCTGGTGCTCGGCAACGTCGTCCCGTTGTGGGAGATCATGCTGGCCGCCATTCGGCTCGGCGTGGTCGTGATCCCGGCGACTCCGCAGTTGTCGGCTGCCGACCTGGCGGACCGGGTGGATCGCGGCGGCGTGGCGATGGTGATCGCCGACGCGACCGACGTGGCCAAGTTCGCCCTGATCAGATCTGGCAGCATCCGGGCCGCCGTCGGCGAACCGACCGACGCCGACCTGTCCGCCGGCTGGCTCAGCTATGCCGACTCCGCCGGCCATCTGGGCCGCGACCCGCACTTTCCTGGCGCCAGCAAGGCGCGTGACCCGCTGCTGCTGTACTTCACCTCCGGTACGACGGCACAGCCCAAGCTGGTCGAGCACACCCAGGTGTCGTACCCGATCGGCCACCTGTCAACGATGTACTGGATGGGTCTGAGACCCGGCGACGTCCACCTGAACATCTCGTCGCCCGGCTGGGCCAAACATGCCTGGAGCAACTTCTTCTCTCCCTGGCTGGCGGGGGCCACGGTGCTGGTCTACAACTACGACCGGTTCGACCCGGCAGAGTTGCTGCAGGTGCTGGAACGGGCCGGCGTGACCACGTTCTGTGCACCGCCGACGGTGTGGCGGATGCTCGTCCAGACGGACCTGACCCAGGTCCCGGCCTCGCTGCGAGAGGTTCTGTCGGCCGGCGAACCGCTCAATCCTGAGGTCATCGCCCGGGTGGAGCAGGCCTGGGGTCTGACCATCCGGGACGGGTACGGCCAGACCGAGACCAGTGCCCAGGTCGGCAATCCGCCGGGCGCGCCGATCAAGCCCGGTTCGATGGGCCGCCCGCTGCCCGGCTTCCAGGTGGTGCTTCTGGACCCGGCCACCGGTGCCGAGTCGGAAACCGAGGGCGAGCTGTGCCTGCGGCTCGAACCTCGTCCGCTGCCACTGATGACCGGCTACAAGGAGCGGGCCGAGCAGTTCGACGACGAGAAGAATGGGGCCGCCTTCGCCGGCGATGTCTACCACACCGGCGATGTGGTCTCCCGGGACGCCGAGGGCTATCTCACCTACGTCGGACGCGCCGACGACGTCTTCAAGGCCAGCGACTACCGGATCAGCCCGTTCGAGCTGGAATCGGTGCTGATCGAACATGCCGCAGTGGCTGAGGCGGCCGTCGTACCGGCACCCGACGCGCTGCGCCTGGCCGTACCCAAGGCCTACATCGTGCTGGCGTCCGGCTTCAGTCCCGACTCCGAGACGGCCCGCTCGATCCTGGCCTATGTCCGCGAGCAACTGGCCCCGTACAAGAGGATCAGACGGATCGAGTTCGCGGAGCTGCCCAAGACCGTCAGCGGAAAGATCCGGCGGGTGGAGCTGCGCGCCGGGGAGATGTCACGGGAGCATCGGTCGAGCGCCGAGTTCTGGGACTCCGACTTCGAGTTCTGA
- a CDS encoding glycerol-3-phosphate dehydrogenase/oxidase — MNTTTSPLGPAARVEALRRLATEELDVLVVGAGVTGAGCALDAVTRGLKVGLVDARDFAAGTSSRSSKLFHGGLRYLEQLNFSLVFEALKERSLALNKLCPHLARPVPFIYPLQRRFIDRGYAGLGIGVYDVMGAGRGVPHHLRHLSRKQTLEMFPSAKREALTGGIRFYEGQVDDARHTMMLGRTAAHYGAICAMSTRVVGFIRENDHVAGVRVKDLEGGGEFEIRARQTINAAGVWIDEIQEMLGGRGQFRVRASKGVHLVVPRNRINSSCGLITRTEKSLLFIIPWGSHWIIGTTDTDWELDLAHPAASQADIDYLLEHANTLLADPLTRDDVVGVYAGLRPLLSGESDSTSKLSREHAVASPVSGLTMIAGGKYTTYRIMAKDAVDSAVHGLEQRVPDSCTEDIPLLGADGYRGMWNSRERIAEQSGLRVSWIEHLLGRYGSLLPELLAMIEADPELGQPLSGAGEYLKAEVVYAASHEGALHLDDILARRTRISIETWDRGIAAATEVAELVAPVLGWGPADIEREVEHYHKRVDAERESQSQPDDLSADSARLGAPDVRMGGSTS; from the coding sequence ATGAACACCACCACATCCCCACTCGGCCCAGCGGCCCGTGTCGAGGCACTGCGTCGGCTGGCCACTGAGGAGCTCGACGTGCTGGTCGTCGGCGCCGGCGTCACCGGCGCCGGCTGCGCGCTGGACGCGGTCACCCGCGGTCTGAAGGTTGGGCTCGTCGATGCCCGGGACTTCGCCGCCGGCACCTCCAGCCGCTCGAGCAAGCTCTTCCACGGCGGCCTCCGCTATCTCGAGCAGCTCAACTTCTCGCTGGTCTTCGAGGCGTTGAAGGAGCGTTCGCTGGCTCTGAACAAGCTCTGCCCGCACCTGGCCCGGCCGGTGCCGTTCATCTACCCGCTGCAGCGTCGCTTCATCGATCGCGGCTACGCCGGCCTCGGCATCGGCGTGTACGACGTGATGGGTGCGGGTCGTGGCGTTCCGCACCACTTGCGCCACCTCAGCCGGAAGCAGACGCTGGAGATGTTCCCGTCGGCCAAGCGGGAGGCCCTCACCGGTGGGATCCGGTTCTACGAGGGGCAGGTGGACGATGCGCGGCACACCATGATGCTGGGTCGGACGGCCGCCCACTACGGCGCGATCTGCGCCATGAGCACCCGCGTGGTCGGCTTCATCCGGGAGAACGACCATGTCGCCGGCGTCCGGGTGAAAGACCTGGAGGGCGGCGGCGAGTTCGAGATCCGGGCACGTCAGACCATCAACGCCGCCGGCGTCTGGATCGATGAGATCCAGGAGATGCTCGGCGGCCGAGGTCAGTTCCGCGTCCGCGCCTCCAAGGGCGTGCATCTGGTGGTGCCCCGCAACCGGATCAACTCGAGCTGTGGGTTGATCACCCGCACCGAGAAGAGCCTGCTGTTCATCATCCCGTGGGGCAGCCACTGGATCATCGGCACCACCGACACCGACTGGGAGCTGGACCTCGCGCACCCGGCGGCCAGCCAGGCGGACATCGACTATCTGCTCGAGCACGCGAACACCCTGCTGGCGGACCCGCTGACCCGAGACGATGTGGTCGGTGTGTACGCCGGTCTGCGGCCGCTGCTTTCCGGCGAGTCCGACTCGACCAGCAAGCTGTCCCGCGAACACGCCGTGGCCAGCCCGGTCAGCGGGCTGACCATGATCGCGGGCGGCAAGTACACGACATACCGGATCATGGCCAAGGACGCCGTCGACAGCGCGGTCCACGGCCTGGAGCAGCGGGTCCCGGACTCCTGCACCGAGGACATCCCGCTGCTAGGGGCCGACGGCTATCGCGGGATGTGGAATTCGCGCGAACGGATCGCCGAGCAGAGCGGACTGCGGGTCTCGTGGATCGAGCATCTGTTGGGCCGCTACGGCTCGCTGCTGCCGGAGCTGCTCGCCATGATCGAGGCCGACCCGGAGCTGGGACAGCCGCTGTCAGGCGCTGGCGAGTACCTGAAGGCCGAGGTGGTCTATGCGGCCTCGCACGAGGGTGCCCTGCACCTGGATGACATCCTGGCCCGCCGGACCCGGATCTCGATCGAGACCTGGGACCGCGGCATCGCTGCAGCGACGGAGGTGGCAGAGCTGGTCGCACCGGTCCTCGGCTGGGGACCCGCCGACATCGAACGTGAGGTCGAGCACTACCACAAGCGGGTCGACGCCGAACGGGAGTCGCAGAGCCAGCCGGACGATCTCTCTGCCGACTCGGCCCGGTTGGGTGCCCCCGACGTACGCATGGGTGGAAGCACGAGCTAG
- the glpK gene encoding glycerol kinase GlpK produces the protein MADFVAAIDQGTTSTRCMLFDASGKEVGKHQLEHQQIMPQAGWVEHNPVEIWERTSAVVQTAINAKGIAASDLAALGITNQRETTVVWNRRTGRPYYNAIVWQDTRTDKTAAALERDGSGDLIRQLAGIPPATYFSAGKIQWILQNVPGARADAESGEALFGNTDTWLLWNLTGGHRGGVHITDVTNASRTMLMNLETLDWDDRLLALFDIPRSMLPEIRPSSDPNLYGQTLEAGPFDGAVPISGDLGDQHAAMVGQVCFAPGEAKNTYGTGNFLLLNTGTELVRSNNGLLSTVCYQFGSAPPVYALEGSIAVTGSAIQWLRDQLKIIGGAAESEALARSVPDSGGVYFVPAFSGLFAPYWRSDARGAIVGLSRFNTNAHIARATLEAICYQSRDVVEAMEKDSGVHLEVLKVDGGVTANALCMQIQADILGVEVSKPVVAETTALGAAYAAGLAVGFWRDPDELRQNWHEERRWRPQTTEADREQGYAQWKKAVARTLDWVDVS, from the coding sequence ATGGCTGATTTCGTTGCGGCGATCGACCAGGGCACCACAAGCACCCGCTGCATGCTGTTCGACGCGTCCGGCAAGGAGGTCGGCAAGCACCAGCTCGAGCACCAGCAGATCATGCCGCAGGCGGGTTGGGTTGAGCACAATCCGGTGGAGATCTGGGAGCGGACCAGCGCCGTCGTCCAGACCGCGATCAACGCCAAGGGCATCGCCGCCTCGGACCTGGCCGCGCTGGGCATCACCAACCAGCGTGAGACGACCGTGGTGTGGAACCGCCGCACCGGCCGGCCGTACTACAACGCCATCGTCTGGCAGGACACCCGCACCGACAAGACCGCCGCCGCACTGGAGCGGGACGGCAGCGGTGACCTGATCAGGCAGCTGGCCGGGATCCCACCGGCGACGTACTTCTCGGCCGGGAAGATCCAGTGGATCCTGCAGAACGTTCCTGGCGCACGGGCCGATGCGGAGTCGGGTGAGGCACTGTTCGGCAACACCGACACCTGGCTGCTGTGGAACCTGACCGGCGGCCATCGCGGCGGCGTGCACATCACCGACGTCACCAACGCCAGCCGGACCATGTTGATGAACTTGGAGACGCTCGACTGGGACGACCGGTTGCTGGCGCTGTTCGACATCCCGCGCAGCATGCTGCCGGAGATCCGGCCGTCCTCGGACCCGAACCTCTACGGACAGACGCTGGAGGCGGGACCGTTCGACGGCGCCGTGCCGATCTCAGGTGATCTCGGTGACCAGCACGCCGCGATGGTGGGGCAGGTCTGCTTCGCCCCCGGCGAGGCCAAGAACACCTACGGCACCGGCAACTTCCTGCTGCTGAACACCGGCACCGAGCTGGTCCGGTCGAACAACGGACTGCTGAGCACGGTCTGCTACCAGTTCGGCAGCGCTCCCCCGGTGTACGCCCTGGAGGGATCGATCGCCGTCACCGGCTCGGCCATCCAGTGGCTGCGTGACCAGCTCAAGATCATCGGTGGCGCAGCGGAGAGCGAGGCGCTCGCCCGATCGGTGCCGGACAGTGGCGGTGTCTACTTCGTGCCGGCCTTCTCCGGTCTGTTCGCTCCCTACTGGCGCTCCGATGCCCGCGGCGCGATCGTCGGACTGTCGCGGTTCAACACCAATGCCCACATCGCGCGGGCCACGCTCGAGGCGATCTGTTACCAGTCCCGCGACGTCGTGGAGGCGATGGAGAAGGACTCGGGCGTGCACCTCGAGGTCCTCAAGGTCGACGGCGGGGTGACCGCCAACGCGTTGTGCATGCAGATCCAGGCCGACATCCTCGGTGTGGAGGTCAGCAAACCGGTGGTGGCCGAGACGACCGCACTGGGTGCGGCCTACGCTGCCGGGCTGGCCGTCGGGTTCTGGCGTGACCCCGACGAGCTGCGGCAGAACTGGCATGAGGAGCGACGTTGGCGGCCGCAGACGACGGAGGCGGACCGGGAGCAGGGCTACGCCCAGTGGAAGAAGGCGGTCGCGCGCACGCTGGACTGGGTGGACGTGTCGTGA